The Hirundo rustica isolate bHirRus1 chromosome 36, bHirRus1.pri.v3, whole genome shotgun sequence genomic sequence CTGGGGCCTGCCATGGGGCAGGGGCTTCCCTCGGGATGGTGGATATTCGGGATCGGGAGGAGGATGAGCTTCCCTCGGGATGGTGGATATTCGGGATCGGGAGGAGGATGAGCTTCCCTCGGGATGGTGGATGTTCGGGATCGGGAGGAGGATGAGCTTCCCTCGGGATGGTGGATATTCGGGATCGGGAGGAGGATGAGCTTCCCTCGGGATGGTGGATGTTCGGGATGAGCAGGAGGATGAGCTTCCTCTGCCTgagagggatggagaggagccgggaaagggagaggagaggctgcctctcctcctctcctcttcttcctccttgttttttccttcttgttcccttctcacctcttcctttccctctttctcacccctccttttcccttcttcctctttttcccattcttcttcctttccttatGCTTCTACTTGTTTCCCCTCCTGtcctcttctttcctctccttcttctttcctcttcttcttcctcctcctcctcctcggtgCCTCTGAAGGAGCAGATGTGGGGAGCAGATGTGGGGAGCTGATAAGGCCGAAGCCAGGGTGGGACTGGAGCAGCGACTGTGGAGAAATCACGTGAAATTGGGATGGGAAAACTGAAATTGGGGGTAAAATGAGGCGGGGAGGAGAAGGCTGGGATTAAAATATGTAACGGGAAAGTGACAGAGGAGAGATTGGCTGGagaaggcagggagggaaaagaagggttgaggttaaaaattatataaagaaaaatgatgGAAGGAGGGCTTGGTGCTGAAAGCGTGGGAGTGagaggggaaaacagaaaaaaaaaaaaaacacgaaaaaaaaaaaaaaaaaaaaaaaaaaaaaaaaaaaaggaaaggaaaagaagaaaagggagtgtttctgcccggtttcgAACCGGGGACCTTTCGCGTGTGAGGCGAACGTGATAACCACTACACTACAGAAACGCTGTGCCGCGATCTCCGCCCCGCCACACTACACCCGTGGCCCGGCCGGCCCTCCCGAGCCCCGCGGGGTCACCGGGGCCCCGCGGCCGGTGCCGGGGGAAGAGCAGGGGACAACCGCAGGAAAGAGACATTTCgggtaaaaaaccccaacaaaacaaagcgAAACCTCGCGAGCGCCCAGCGCGGGACTCGAACCGGCGGTCCCGGGGTTCGGAGCGCCCCGAGCTGAGCTGGGGGTCCCCAGGAAGGCCCCGCCTCCGGCCCCGCCCCACGGCGCTGGCACCGCCTCCAGTCCTCCCAGAGCACCGAGTCGCGCGGGTAGAGAAACCCCGGGGAGGAAGCGGCGGGCTGGCACGGCCCCCGTTACCCGGCAACCGGTGCCACTTCCGGTCACGTTGGGCGGCGGGGACGGAGCCCGAGCCGGAAGGCGGAAGCGCCGCCGCGTTTCCCGTCTGtggcggagccgccgccgggcGAGCGCGGCCGAGGGGACGCGGCGGGGACCGGGCGGGACCCGGCGGGCACCGAGCGGCTTCTCCGGCAGCGGCCGCGGCCGTGAGAGCGCGGGGGGACagcggcgcgggcggcggcgagGCCCGGCGAGGCCTAgaggggcccggcccggggtgcgcggcggggccggccgaGCCTCCGCCGGGGCCTCGGGGGCTGTGCGGGAGCCGGGGCGCCGCGGGCGGCTGAGCCGGGgcgggggctcggcggggccgggcgggagccccggaggaggaggaggaggaagagcagcagcgGCCGGGTGTCGCCCCCCGGCATGGCGGCCCCCGCCGCGCTGGGCGGCCCCGGGCCCCGGCCGGACCCGGTGGAGACGCTGCAGGAGGAGGCGATCTGCGCCATCTGCCTCGACTACTTCGCCGACCCGGTGTCCATCGGCTGCGGACACAACTTCTGCCGCGGCTGCATCTCCCGGCTCTGGGCCCGCGGCGGCGCCGAGCACCCCCCGGGCGGATCCGAGGGCGGCTCcgagctggaggaggaagaggaggacgAGGACGAGCTGGAGGAAGACGAGCTGGAcgtggagcaggaggaggaggaggacgaggcCGGCGTGGACGAGGAGGAAGACGATGAcatgtgggaggaggaggaggaggaggaggaggaagccgAGCTCTGGGAAGACCCCgcggaggacgaggaggaggaggaggaggaggaaggagccgCCGCGTGGGCTGGGGGCGCGCAGGGGGGGCTTTACTTCGGGGACGAGGACTACGACGAGGACGTGATGGAGGAGGacgtggaggaggaggaggaggaggaggccgaggaggaagaggaggaggaggaggacgaggaggggcggccgccgcccgcggccccgcggcgcccCGCCGTCTTCACCTGCCCGCAGTGCCGCAAGACGTTCCTGCAGCGCAGCTTCCGCCCCAACCTGCAGCTGGCCAACATGGTGCAGATCATCCGGCAGCTGCACCCGCGGCCGCAGCGCCCCGcggggcccgggcccggccccggcccggccgcgccgcccccggGCCCCTCCGAGCTCTGCGAGAAGCACCAGGAGCCGCTGAAGCTTTTCTGCGAGGTGGACGAGGCGGCGATCTGCGTGGTGTGCCGGGAGGCCCGCGGGCACAAACACCACAGCGTGGTGCCCCTCGACGAGGTGGTGCAGGACTGCAAGGtgggagggggtttgggggtttttttggggggggttttgggggttttttgggatgcGGGAGGGTCCCAGGGCAGCGCTGGAAGTGGACGGAGCTGTTCAGTGACTGGgaaggggatttggggggatttggggatgggaTGCCCCAGTTTGGGATGGGAGTGCTGGACTGGGATGGAGAAgaggccagggcagggcagggccgttTCCATCGTTTTAGagggaaaagagcaaaaaaaacggtgcaggaggcaggaaaggggtgggtggggatggctgaggtgtggggagggaaggagggcgAGGGGCATTGGTGGGGCCGGGATCTCCCGGCTCTGCTGCGCCTGAGCTCTGTCCCCTTCCCTCAGAACAAGCTCCAGAGCCACCTGGAGCCGCTCCGGAAGCAGCTGGACGCGGTGCTGAAGCAGAAATCCAGCGAGGAGGAGAAGATCTCCGTGCTGAGGGTGAGAACCTCGCGGTGACCCCGAGGCCTTTCCCCGattttctccctccccagcttcTACTCCACCAAAACCCGTCCCAGGGCGCTAAAATCCCGTTTTCTCAGCCCGAGGGACGGTTGAGGGGTGAGGTGGAGGATAAAACCACAATCCCTCAACTCCAATCTGACGGGAGAAAACCTCTAGCTGAGCATTAGCCTCCTGGAATTCCATTCCCACGCTCCCTTTCCCTTTTAACGCTTCACCCAGGACTGAATTACTGAATTCCCCGCCCCGAAACCAAACCTCCCCGagccctcctcttcctcccggCTCCTTCAGCCCCCgcggttttttccccccccggCAGGAGCAGATGCAGGCGGagatgcaggagctggaggcgGATTTCGAGGTGCTGCACCGGTTCCTGGCCGgggagcaggtgctgctgctgcggcaGCTGCAGGAGCGCCACGAGGCGCTGCTGGCGCGGCAGCGCCGCAACCTGGGAGCGCTGGAGGAGCGGAGCTCGGCGCTGCGGCGCCTCATCGCCGACGCCGAGGCCGCCGGCCGCCAGGacgggctgcagctgctcaaggtgggggaaaaaacgGCGTTGGGGAGGCCTGGGGGCGAGCTCCGGGTCACCGGGGATTCTCCCGGCCTtcgggggaaaagggaaaattggGATCGGGGGTTTTTTATTCCTCTGGACTCCACGGGATCTCCCAGCGCCGATGCAAGCCCTCCTTaaccttttcccctttttgtgtttttccctcCCCGTTTTGcacctgctgcctcctcccaggACATCAAAGGCACCTTCATCAGGTCAGTCGTGCCCCGTCCCCTCAGTCTTCTCTTTCTGGGAAAACCTGGCCCAGGAGTTTCTccggggcagggaggaaggctGGGAAGATGCCTCGGAGCAGCTGAATCCCAATTTCtccccgttttttttttttgcccccctCCTGTTGCAGGTGTGAGAACATCAAATTCCAGGAGCCCGAGATGGTGCCGGTGGATGTGGGGAAGAAATTCCGGAATTGTTTCCTGCAGGATGTGGTGATGAGAAAGATGGAAAAGGTCTTCAGCAAAGTGCCCCAaggtgggaggggggaaaggggggaaattTGGGATTAAAGGAGTGAAAACTGGGGGGTTAAAGGACTTGGAATTGGGGGGGTTGAAGAGGGAAAAATTCATCAGTTCAAAGGAGTGAGAATTCTGGGGTTAAAGTGGTGGAAGTTGGGTTTGAAAAGCCAGAAAGTGGGGACTGAAGGGACTGGAAATTTGGGGTTAAAGGGATGGGAACGGGGGCGGGTCGAGGAGGTGAGGATTCGGATTAGACGTCAGGAAACCTTGGGACGAAGGAGGAGCGGAAATCTGGTGTCAAAGGGCTGGAAATCGTCGCTCCGACCCCGCCTGACCCCACCAGAACCCCCCCTAAGCCCCCTCCCGCCCCCCGCAGCCGACGTCACCCTGGACCCCTCCACGGCCCACCCTCGGCTCAGCCTGTCCCTGGACCGGCGCAGCGTCCGTCTGTCCGAGCGGCGCCAGGAGCCCGCGGGCGGCGCCCGGCGCTCGGACGGCGACCTGTGCGTGCTGGGAGCGCCCGGCTTCAGCGCCGGACGCCACTACTGGGAGGTGGAGGTGGGCGGCCGGCGCGGCTGGGCCGTGGGCGCCGCCCGCGAGACGGCGCGGCACCGGCACGGCAagggcgcggcggcggcgcccaAGAGGGAGATCTGGGCCGTGGGCACCAGCGGGAAGAAGTACCAGGCGCTGACGGCCACGGAGCAGACGGCGCTGGCGCCCGGGGAGCAGCCGCGGCGCTTCGGGGTCTACCTGGACTACGAGCGGGGCCAGCTGTGCTTCTACAACGCCGAGAGCATGAGCCACATCCACACCTTCCACATCTGCTGCCGCGAGCGCGTCTTCCCCTTCTTCCGCATCCTGGCCAAGGGCACCCGCATCAAGATCTGCACCTGACGGGCCCGGGCCTCGTCCCcgagcttcctcctcctcctcctcctcctcgtcctcctcgtGCCCCTGCCGCTGCTGCTCCGCCCGCGCCGCGCGGAGCTGGGTCAGCTCGGGATGGGGctttggggctgggatggggcaggatcCACCGTGGAACTGGGTTTGGGTAGGGAATTCCAAGGCGGAACTCGCCCTGGAACTGAGTTTGGTGTTGGGATGGGGCTGGGTCTGCCCTCTTGGAACTGGTTCTGGGTTGGATTGGGCAAGGTCTGCCCCTTTGGAATTGATTTTGGGTTGAAAGGGGCAGGATCT encodes the following:
- the TRIM41 gene encoding E3 ubiquitin-protein ligase TRIM41 gives rise to the protein MAAPAALGGPGPRPDPVETLQEEAICAICLDYFADPVSIGCGHNFCRGCISRLWARGGAEHPPGGSEGGSELEEEEEDEDELEEDELDVEQEEEEDEAGVDEEEDDDMWEEEEEEEEEAELWEDPAEDEEEEEEEEGAAAWAGGAQGGLYFGDEDYDEDVMEEDVEEEEEEEAEEEEEEEEDEEGRPPPAAPRRPAVFTCPQCRKTFLQRSFRPNLQLANMVQIIRQLHPRPQRPAGPGPGPGPAAPPPGPSELCEKHQEPLKLFCEVDEAAICVVCREARGHKHHSVVPLDEVVQDCKNKLQSHLEPLRKQLDAVLKQKSSEEEKISVLREQMQAEMQELEADFEVLHRFLAGEQVLLLRQLQERHEALLARQRRNLGALEERSSALRRLIADAEAAGRQDGLQLLKDIKGTFIRCENIKFQEPEMVPVDVGKKFRNCFLQDVVMRKMEKVFSKVPQADVTLDPSTAHPRLSLSLDRRSVRLSERRQEPAGGARRSDGDLCVLGAPGFSAGRHYWEVEVGGRRGWAVGAARETARHRHGKGAAAAPKREIWAVGTSGKKYQALTATEQTALAPGEQPRRFGVYLDYERGQLCFYNAESMSHIHTFHICCRERVFPFFRILAKGTRIKICT